Within the Streptomyces sp. NBC_00353 genome, the region GCAGCTGCCTCGGACCGGGCCGATCGCCCGCCCCCAGTTCCGGGGGATCGCGGATACCCCGCCCAGCGCGCCGGCCAGTGCACCCGCCACCGCTGCCGTGGTGTCCGCGTCGCGGCCCATGTTGACCGCCGTGAGCACCGCCGTACGGAAGTCGCCGCGCGCCGCCGCGAACGCACCGAACGCCAGGCCCACCGCCTCCGGTGCCAGGTCCGTCCACGGGTAGCCGCCCACCACCACCGCGGAGCGCACCGCGCGTTCCCTCGTGAGGCGGTCGGGGTGCTTGTGCTGCGCGGCCGTCACAGCCCGCCGCAGCGAGCGCGCGGTCCAGGAGTCCATCGGTACGACGGACAGGGCGGCCGCGATGACGGACGTGACCCCCGCTCCCGCCATCGCGGCGGCCACCCCGGCCGCCACCGCCTGGCCGCCGTAGATGCCCTCACCGTCGTGGCTGACCTGCCCGTCGATCGCGACCAGGCGCGCGGCCTCCGCGGGCCGGCCTGCCGCGAAGACTCCGAACGGGGCCGCGCGCATCGCGAGCCCGTCGCTCCAGGCGTGCCGGTGCTGGGCGGAGATCGGGGCGGCGAGGCCCCGGCGCAGGTTCTCCAGGGTGCCGCGCTCGCTGAACCCGGCACCGCGGAACGGCCCCTCGTCCAGGTCGGCGATCCACAGATGCCAGGCCCGCTCGACGTGGGTGACGGTCAGCGCCGAGCCGTGCCGGGCGAGCAGCAGCCCGGAGAAGATCGCGTACTCCGTGTCGTCGGTACCGGCCGGGTCGTCGCTGACGAAGCCTTC harbors:
- a CDS encoding ADP-ribosylglycohydrolase family protein, encoding MELIAGNPAEPRTGGGTAEAARNDAHRADASVTDGAGRPDRADRARGALLGLAVGDALGAPAENLRPSEIRRRWGRIEGFVSDDPAGTDDTEYAIFSGLLLARHGSALTVTHVERAWHLWIADLDEGPFRGAGFSERGTLENLRRGLAAPISAQHRHAWSDGLAMRAAPFGVFAAGRPAEAARLVAIDGQVSHDGEGIYGGQAVAAGVAAAMAGAGVTSVIAAALSVVPMDSWTARSLRRAVTAAQHKHPDRLTRERAVRSAVVVGGYPWTDLAPEAVGLAFGAFAAARGDFRTAVLTAVNMGRDADTTAAVAGALAGALGGVSAIPRNWGRAIGPVRGSCLPSMRGHHVLDIAELLTPDETDEPDGAENGGNRGDSGTGNGHGTGAADGTGGAGGTSVGTRPATTRHAAAHVDGPSGPSAADGPAAVVS